Proteins found in one Triticum urartu cultivar G1812 chromosome 4, Tu2.1, whole genome shotgun sequence genomic segment:
- the LOC125551277 gene encoding glucan endo-1,3-beta-glucosidase isoform X1, whose amino-acid sequence MPLLILLMLLAAGAAGAESATPSLHIGVNYGANADNLPSPTSVATFLATKTTIDRVKLFDANPTFISAFAGTPISLAVSLPNSALPALADKATGLDAARSWIRANLSPYVPATNVTLLLAGNEILLSTDTNLILSLLPAMRRLAQALKAEGLTGVRVTTPHYLGILAPSDGIPSNASFRAGYNTKLFPAMLQFHRDTGSPFMVNPYPYFSYRPETLNYALFRPNSGIYDPATKLNYTSMLDAQMDAIYTAMKKLGYGDVDIAVGEAGWPTQAEPGQIGVGVQEARDFNEGMIRVCSSGKGTPLMPNRTFETYLFSLFDENQKPGPIAERHFGLFNPDFTPVYDLGLLRDGASVAPTPSPNPSPNPSPKPAPSGGGKWCVAKDGANGTDLQNNINYACGFVDCKPIQSGGACFSPNSLQAHASYVMNAYYQANGHTDLACDFKGTGIVTSSDPSYGGCKYVS is encoded by the exons ATGCCGCTCCTCATCCTCCTCATGCTGCTCGCCGCCGGCGCGGCGGGGGCAGAGTCGGCGACCCCCTCGCTGCACATCGGCGTCAACTACGGCGCCAACGCCGACAACCTCCCCTCCCCGACCTCCGTCGCCACCTTCCTCGCCACCAAGACCACCATCGACCGCGTCAAGCTCTTCGACGCCAACCCCACCTTCATCTCCGCCTTCGCCGGCACGCCCATCTCCCTCGCCGTCTCCCTCCCCAACTCCGCCCTCCCCGCCCTCGCCGACAAGGCCACCGGCCTCGACGCCGCGCGCTCCTGGATCCGCGCCAACCTCTCCCCCTACGTCCCCGCCACCAACGTcaccctcctcctcgccggcAACGAGATCCTCCTCTCCACCGACACCAACCTcatcctctccctcctccccgcCATGCGCCGCCTCGCGCAGGCCCTCAAGGCCGAGGGCCTCACCGGCGTGCGCGTCACCACCCCGCACTACCTCGGCATCCTCGCCCCCTCCGACGGCATCCCCTCCAACGCCTCCTTCCGGGCGGGCTACAACACCAAGCTGTTTCCGGCCATGCTGCAGTTCCACCGCGACACCGGGTCGCCCTTCATGGTGAACCCTTACCCCTACTTCAGCTACCGGCCGGAGACGCTCAACTACGCGCTCTTCCGCCCCAACAGCGGCATCTACGACCCGGCCACCAAGCTCAACTACACCAGCATGCTGGACGCCCAGATGGACGCAATCTATACCGCCATGAAGAAGCTCGGGTACGGAGACGTCGACATCGCCGTCGGGGAGGCCGGGTGGCCCACCCAGGCGGAGCCCGGGCAGattggcgtcggggtgcaggagGCCAGGGACTTCAACGAGGGCATGATTCGGGTGTGCAGCAGCGGCAAGGGCACGCCGCTGATGCCCAACAGGACGTTCGAGACCTACCTCTTCTCCCTCTTCGACGAGAACCAGAAACCAGGGCCGATCGCCGAAAGGCACTTTGGCCTCTTCAACCCGGACTTCACGCCCGTCTACGACCTCGGACTCCTCCGGGACGGCGCG TCCGTGGCTCCAACCCCTTCGCCGAACCCATCGCCCAATCCGAGCCCTAAGCCCGCGCCGTCGGGAGGCGGGAAGTGGTGCGTCGCCAAGGACGGCGCCAACGGGACGGACCTGCAGAACAACATCAACTACGCCTGCGGCTTCGTAGACTGCAAGCCCATACAGAGCGGCGGCGCGTGCTTCAGCCCCAACAGCCTGCAGGCCCATGCGTCGTACGTGATGAACGCCTACTACCAGGCCAACGGCCACACCGACTTAGCGTGCGACTTCAAGGGCACCGGCATCGTCACCTCCAGCGACCCCA GTTACGGGGGTTGCAAGTACGTCTCCTGA
- the LOC125551277 gene encoding glucan endo-1,3-beta-glucosidase isoform X2, whose amino-acid sequence MPLLILLMLLAAGAAGAESATPSLHIGVNYGANADNLPSPTSVATFLATKTTIDRVKLFDANPTFISAFAGTPISLAVSLPNSALPALADKATGLDAARSWIRANLSPYVPATNVTLLLAGNEILLSTDTNLILSLLPAMRRLAQALKAEGLTGVRVTTPHYLGILAPSDGIPSNASFRAGYNTKLFPAMLQFHRDTGSPFMVNPYPYFSYRPETLNYALFRPNSGIYDPATKLNYTSMLDAQMDAIYTAMKKLGYGDVDIAVGEAGWPTQAEPGQIGVGVQEARDFNEGMIRVCSSGKGTPLMPNRTFETYLFSLFDENQKPGPIAERHFGLFNPDFTPVYDLGLLRDGASVAPTPSPNPSPNPSPKPAPSGGGKWCVAKDGANGTDLQNNINYACGFVDCKPIQSGGACFSPNSLQAHASYVMNAYYQANGHTDLACDFKGTGIVTSSDPRADDGTLVVLLQVTGVASTSPDGTQQATAVRGQGGQPPAHYHLQLGAAVAAATEDCSYCRACAIFFYTRV is encoded by the exons ATGCCGCTCCTCATCCTCCTCATGCTGCTCGCCGCCGGCGCGGCGGGGGCAGAGTCGGCGACCCCCTCGCTGCACATCGGCGTCAACTACGGCGCCAACGCCGACAACCTCCCCTCCCCGACCTCCGTCGCCACCTTCCTCGCCACCAAGACCACCATCGACCGCGTCAAGCTCTTCGACGCCAACCCCACCTTCATCTCCGCCTTCGCCGGCACGCCCATCTCCCTCGCCGTCTCCCTCCCCAACTCCGCCCTCCCCGCCCTCGCCGACAAGGCCACCGGCCTCGACGCCGCGCGCTCCTGGATCCGCGCCAACCTCTCCCCCTACGTCCCCGCCACCAACGTcaccctcctcctcgccggcAACGAGATCCTCCTCTCCACCGACACCAACCTcatcctctccctcctccccgcCATGCGCCGCCTCGCGCAGGCCCTCAAGGCCGAGGGCCTCACCGGCGTGCGCGTCACCACCCCGCACTACCTCGGCATCCTCGCCCCCTCCGACGGCATCCCCTCCAACGCCTCCTTCCGGGCGGGCTACAACACCAAGCTGTTTCCGGCCATGCTGCAGTTCCACCGCGACACCGGGTCGCCCTTCATGGTGAACCCTTACCCCTACTTCAGCTACCGGCCGGAGACGCTCAACTACGCGCTCTTCCGCCCCAACAGCGGCATCTACGACCCGGCCACCAAGCTCAACTACACCAGCATGCTGGACGCCCAGATGGACGCAATCTATACCGCCATGAAGAAGCTCGGGTACGGAGACGTCGACATCGCCGTCGGGGAGGCCGGGTGGCCCACCCAGGCGGAGCCCGGGCAGattggcgtcggggtgcaggagGCCAGGGACTTCAACGAGGGCATGATTCGGGTGTGCAGCAGCGGCAAGGGCACGCCGCTGATGCCCAACAGGACGTTCGAGACCTACCTCTTCTCCCTCTTCGACGAGAACCAGAAACCAGGGCCGATCGCCGAAAGGCACTTTGGCCTCTTCAACCCGGACTTCACGCCCGTCTACGACCTCGGACTCCTCCGGGACGGCGCG TCCGTGGCTCCAACCCCTTCGCCGAACCCATCGCCCAATCCGAGCCCTAAGCCCGCGCCGTCGGGAGGCGGGAAGTGGTGCGTCGCCAAGGACGGCGCCAACGGGACGGACCTGCAGAACAACATCAACTACGCCTGCGGCTTCGTAGACTGCAAGCCCATACAGAGCGGCGGCGCGTGCTTCAGCCCCAACAGCCTGCAGGCCCATGCGTCGTACGTGATGAACGCCTACTACCAGGCCAACGGCCACACCGACTTAGCGTGCGACTTCAAGGGCACCGGCATCGTCACCTCCAGCGACCCCA GAGCTGACGATGGCACCCTTGTTGTGTTGTTGCAGGTTACGGGGGTTGCAAGTACGTCTCCTGACGGTACGCAGCAAGCCACGGCAGTACGAGGGCAGGGGGGCCAGCCTCCAGCCCACTACCATCTCCAGCTCGGAGCCGCGGTGGCGGCAGCGACGGAGGACTGCTCATACTGCCGGGCTTGCGCCATATTCTTCTATACTCGTGTCTGA